Proteins from a single region of Runella sp. SP2:
- a CDS encoding TonB-dependent receptor: protein MGLFSTNVQANMPVAAPRSVADITVKGRVTDADTKEPLVGCSVVVKGTQKGTNTDANGNFSIVVSDEKAVLVIGFIGYEKQEIAVGSRTNVEVALKSSASELSQVVVIGYGTTTKKDATGALKTLKSTDFNRGIVNSPEQLLQGRVAGVNVTSASGEPGGRQSITIRGPGGVRTGSTPLFVLDGIPLDNSSTGGSTNPMNFLNPQDIEAIDVLKDASATAIYGARGANGVVLITTKKGKAGTANISVSSNIGVSNVARALPLFTADEFRKQVVAVGGALEDLKADTDWQKEITRQAITQDHNLSFGGGTDKLTYYGSVGAQNQEGIIKNSSLKRYTGRFNASQKMMDGRLVVDMNLTATQTITNRPPVESILGSALSANPTFPARDANGLPARYQAFTNPLLALDLNKDLTTINRIVGSVSPSFKILKNLTYKLNLGVDNSSSTRDVQVFPSTVPQQDGRLDATYLDNRNVLVENYFTFNETFGDHSINALAGHSYQKFTLAGRNWSINKFAVSPIEPANNPGLGQELTLATNRPGGFAVINELQSFFSRLNYTFKDRYLFTATVRADGSSKFGANNKYGVFPSFSAGWRLSEESFMQSGPFTDLKLRAGWGQTGNQEIPSKITQALFTSSTAANTSYPLDASTSYPAGTTFVRLANPDIQWEVSSQMDLGLDFGLFKGALTGSVDYFRKVSSKILLEVIPADPIQPASTYWTNVPDMTITNQGVELDVNYRHIAQSGLRFDIGGNITFIKNVVNNSPYTVITSGSATGPGLTSATVNGYVNGQPIGTFYLRQYIGIDDKGVSKYADIDGDGTGGTDKDRIAAGSALPTRQFNLNASIAYKGFDLGANFNGVSGNKIYDNTANAYFYKARLVKNLNGIAESAGEPNESINNAAPVSTRFLKDGAFFRLNNLTLGYNLDTKKIGINNWISAARFSITGQNLWLITKYNGYDPEVNTDRTVNGISSFGIDYLSYPKARSFIFSLNLTF from the coding sequence ATGGGGCTTTTTTCTACCAATGTGCAGGCCAACATGCCCGTAGCAGCACCGCGCTCCGTGGCTGACATCACTGTCAAAGGCCGTGTGACGGATGCGGACACCAAAGAACCGCTTGTGGGATGTAGCGTGGTGGTAAAAGGTACTCAAAAAGGAACCAATACCGACGCAAACGGAAATTTTAGCATTGTGGTCTCGGACGAGAAAGCAGTGCTCGTGATTGGATTTATTGGCTATGAAAAACAAGAAATTGCCGTAGGAAGCCGCACCAATGTAGAGGTAGCTCTCAAATCGTCGGCGTCGGAGCTTTCGCAAGTGGTGGTAATTGGGTACGGAACTACCACTAAAAAAGACGCAACGGGGGCGCTTAAAACCCTCAAAAGCACTGACTTCAACCGTGGTATTGTCAACTCTCCTGAGCAACTTCTTCAAGGTCGTGTGGCAGGGGTAAACGTTACTTCGGCAAGTGGTGAACCAGGTGGTCGTCAGTCAATTACCATTCGTGGGCCTGGTGGGGTTCGTACGGGAAGTACGCCGTTGTTTGTACTTGACGGAATCCCTCTCGATAACTCAAGCACGGGTGGCTCGACCAACCCAATGAACTTCCTTAACCCGCAAGACATCGAAGCCATTGACGTATTGAAAGATGCGTCGGCAACGGCCATTTACGGTGCACGTGGTGCCAACGGAGTGGTGTTGATTACTACCAAAAAAGGAAAAGCAGGAACGGCTAACATTTCGGTTTCGTCAAACATCGGTGTTTCTAACGTCGCAAGGGCTTTGCCTTTGTTTACTGCCGATGAATTCCGCAAGCAAGTAGTGGCTGTGGGTGGGGCGCTTGAGGACCTCAAAGCAGATACCGATTGGCAGAAAGAAATTACACGCCAGGCCATTACCCAAGACCATAACTTGTCGTTTGGTGGAGGTACGGACAAACTCACTTATTATGGTTCTGTGGGGGCTCAAAACCAAGAAGGTATTATTAAAAATAGCTCGCTCAAGCGTTATACTGGTCGTTTTAATGCTTCGCAGAAAATGATGGATGGGCGCTTAGTGGTGGATATGAACCTGACAGCAACACAAACCATTACAAATCGGCCTCCAGTAGAGAGTATTTTAGGTTCGGCACTTTCTGCCAATCCTACTTTTCCTGCACGCGATGCAAATGGTCTGCCAGCTAGGTATCAGGCATTTACAAATCCGTTGTTGGCCTTAGATTTGAACAAAGACCTTACTACGATTAATCGTATCGTAGGAAGTGTCTCGCCTTCGTTCAAAATCTTGAAAAATTTGACGTATAAACTGAACCTTGGGGTGGACAACTCAAGCTCTACGCGTGACGTACAGGTGTTCCCAAGCACAGTGCCGCAGCAAGATGGTCGTTTGGATGCTACTTATTTGGACAACCGCAACGTGTTGGTAGAGAACTATTTTACGTTCAATGAAACTTTCGGAGACCACAGCATCAATGCTTTAGCGGGTCACTCGTACCAGAAGTTTACATTGGCAGGACGCAACTGGAGTATCAATAAATTTGCAGTTTCGCCCATCGAGCCTGCCAATAACCCAGGTTTAGGACAAGAACTGACGCTGGCAACCAACCGCCCAGGAGGCTTTGCGGTTATCAACGAATTACAGTCGTTTTTCTCTCGTTTGAATTATACCTTCAAAGACCGCTACTTATTTACTGCGACCGTGCGTGCTGATGGTTCAAGTAAATTTGGAGCCAATAACAAATACGGTGTATTTCCGTCGTTCTCAGCAGGATGGCGCTTGTCAGAAGAGTCGTTCATGCAGTCAGGCCCTTTTACTGATTTGAAACTTCGCGCAGGTTGGGGACAAACGGGTAACCAAGAGATTCCCTCAAAAATTACGCAAGCGCTATTTACTTCAAGTACAGCGGCAAACACAAGTTATCCTTTGGATGCTTCAACGAGTTATCCAGCAGGAACAACTTTCGTTCGCCTAGCCAATCCAGACATTCAATGGGAAGTGTCTTCTCAAATGGATTTAGGACTTGATTTTGGTTTGTTCAAAGGTGCATTGACGGGGTCTGTTGACTATTTCCGTAAAGTATCGAGCAAAATTTTGTTGGAAGTTATCCCTGCTGACCCTATTCAGCCTGCTTCAACTTACTGGACAAACGTTCCTGACATGACCATCACCAACCAAGGGGTGGAGTTGGATGTGAACTATCGCCACATTGCCCAAAGTGGCCTTCGTTTCGACATTGGTGGTAACATCACCTTTATCAAAAACGTAGTAAACAACTCGCCTTACACCGTGATTACTTCAGGCTCGGCAACTGGGCCAGGTTTGACATCTGCTACCGTGAACGGTTATGTAAATGGACAGCCTATTGGTACGTTCTACTTGCGTCAGTACATCGGAATTGATGATAAAGGCGTGAGCAAATACGCAGATATCGACGGTGACGGTACAGGTGGTACTGACAAAGACCGTATCGCAGCGGGTAGCGCATTGCCGACGCGTCAGTTTAATTTAAACGCCAGTATTGCGTACAAAGGTTTTGATTTAGGCGCGAACTTTAACGGGGTGTCAGGGAATAAAATCTATGACAACACCGCAAACGCGTATTTCTACAAAGCTCGTTTGGTGAAAAACTTGAACGGGATTGCAGAATCGGCAGGTGAGCCTAACGAATCTATCAACAACGCCGCGCCAGTTTCGACGCGCTTCTTGAAAGATGGGGCATTCTTCCGCCTTAATAACCTTACATTGGGCTATAACCTCGACACCAAGAAAATCGGAATCAACAACTGGATTTCGGCGGCGAGATTCTCAATTACTGGTCAGAACTTGTGGCTCATTACGAAATACAATGGCTACGATCCAGAAGTAAATACCGATCGTACGGTAAATGGTATTTCGTCGTTTGGTATTGACTATTTGAGCTATCCAAAAGCCCGTTCGTTTATTTTTAGCCTGAATTTAACTTTCTAA
- a CDS encoding DsrE family protein: MKKNLIALLVVVLAFVNQSFAQQTDKVHKIVFHLATSDTLAHKALAKQVANVLDYWKNAQIEVVVHNNGIGFMKKNEAKTAKEIEALKGRGVTFAVCENTLKQRKIDKSEILPGAVFVPVGIAELVLKQEEGWAYIKAGF, from the coding sequence ATGAAAAAGAACCTAATTGCCTTATTAGTTGTCGTTTTGGCTTTTGTTAACCAAAGTTTTGCCCAACAAACCGATAAAGTTCACAAAATAGTATTTCACCTAGCTACCAGCGATACGTTAGCTCATAAAGCATTGGCCAAACAAGTGGCTAATGTATTGGATTATTGGAAAAATGCCCAAATTGAAGTGGTCGTTCATAACAATGGAATTGGTTTTATGAAAAAAAATGAGGCCAAAACTGCTAAAGAAATTGAAGCATTGAAAGGCCGAGGTGTGACGTTCGCAGTCTGTGAAAATACCTTGAAACAACGTAAAATCGACAAATCGGAGATTTTGCCAGGTGCGGTTTTTGTACCCGTTGGTATTGCTGAGTTAGTCCTAAAACAAGAGGAAGGCTGGGCGTATATCAAAGCGGGGTTTTAG
- a CDS encoding DUF6691 family protein translates to MATNQTNTNTVSFPEHLVCDAPNDMVKRESTLGNLKYLVVGVMFGIVFVKAEIISWFRIQEMFRLHSFHMYGVIGSAVVVGMISVFLIKKFNIKTISGETVQFHPKKFMRGQIYGGLLFGLGWGITGACPGPLFAQIGSGYVAVIVTLLSAIAGTWTYGLLKDRLPN, encoded by the coding sequence ATGGCAACGAATCAAACAAATACAAATACAGTATCTTTCCCTGAACACTTAGTATGCGACGCGCCCAACGACATGGTGAAGCGCGAAAGCACCCTCGGCAACCTCAAGTATTTGGTGGTGGGGGTAATGTTTGGCATTGTGTTCGTCAAAGCGGAAATCATTTCGTGGTTTCGTATTCAAGAAATGTTTCGTCTTCATAGCTTTCACATGTACGGCGTGATTGGCTCGGCGGTAGTGGTAGGGATGATTTCGGTTTTTCTGATTAAAAAATTTAACATTAAAACCATCTCGGGCGAAACTGTGCAGTTCCACCCTAAGAAATTTATGCGGGGACAAATCTACGGCGGATTGCTCTTTGGCTTAGGTTGGGGAATCACGGGGGCTTGTCCAGGACCTTTGTTTGCCCAAATCGGAAGTGGCTACGTGGCGGTGATTGTAACCCTCCTGAGTGCGATTGCAGGAACTTGGACGTACGGGCTCTTAAAAGATAGATTGCCGAACTAA
- a CDS encoding YeeE/YedE family protein: MELIELIKKPWPWYVAGPLIGLTVPTLLLIGNKSFGISSSLRHICAACFPANISFFKYDWKKEVWNLFFVAGVLIGGFLATQFLANPNQMVISEKTIAALQELGIRDFAGLMPADLFALENILSLKGFIFFVFGGFLVGFGTRWAGGCTSGHAIMGLSTLQLPSLIATCCFMIGGFVMVQVLLPFIFKLF, encoded by the coding sequence ATGGAATTAATCGAGCTCATTAAAAAACCGTGGCCGTGGTACGTAGCAGGGCCGTTGATTGGCCTGACAGTGCCAACCTTGTTGCTCATTGGCAATAAATCATTCGGGATTTCGTCGTCTTTGCGCCATATCTGTGCGGCGTGTTTTCCTGCTAACATTTCTTTTTTTAAATACGATTGGAAAAAAGAAGTCTGGAATTTGTTCTTCGTGGCAGGTGTATTGATCGGCGGATTTTTAGCCACTCAATTTCTTGCAAATCCTAACCAAATGGTGATTTCGGAAAAAACCATTGCCGCTTTGCAAGAGCTGGGTATTCGTGATTTTGCAGGTTTGATGCCCGCCGATTTGTTTGCACTTGAAAATATTTTGTCGCTCAAAGGCTTTATTTTCTTTGTGTTTGGTGGTTTCTTGGTAGGTTTTGGTACGCGCTGGGCAGGTGGCTGTACATCAGGCCACGCGATTATGGGGCTTTCAACCCTGCAACTCCCGTCGCTGATTGCAACTTGTTGCTTTATGATTGGCGGCTTTGTGATGGTACAAGTACTTCTTCCTTTCATTTTCAAACTTTTCTAA
- a CDS encoding bifunctional UDP-sugar hydrolase/5'-nucleotidase, with the protein MHSRRKFIQASLLAGLVTESSEVLAEKKSEMKPFLTQNGTITLLQTTDVHCQLHAHDELFWENNQLAFRKAGGYAHLATAIDQLRKQNPENTFVMDTGDMFQGSMLSVKTSGQAFVPLLNAIGYDLYLPGNWEVVYYKQNMQKLMGGLMAPKVCANMYHDVGEGKKGELVFQPYHIIHKLGVKIGFLGYTDHLVPIRQSPYYSKGIIYTKPEDNIKYWVEVLKQQEQCDFVIVLAHIGLSQQIALANHPDAKGVDYVFGADTHERVRKPIQCEYAKVVEPGAFGSFIGRLDLQVTDGKIVGEKYELIEVNPKKYPAKPEIKKLVEEIEKPYHDQINQVIGYSTEPLYRNMVVENTIDTLIVDALKWKVNTEVVLSNGFRFCPPRVPDASGKVAITEGYLFDMLPVDATVRVGKATGQQLVDWLEKELQNVFAQDATKRFGGWVVRFKGMEVEFKAFERVGQRVKKVMIGGKPLELEKNYTIAACERDGDPADMLCRMKGVKAASNTSYTLHSVMKEYLKEFSPVSPKMRQAAKVLDAPQTLLSQVHGVDYQFL; encoded by the coding sequence ATGCACTCAAGAAGAAAATTCATTCAAGCAAGCCTATTGGCTGGATTAGTAACGGAAAGCTCGGAGGTATTGGCCGAGAAAAAGAGCGAAATGAAACCATTTTTGACCCAAAATGGAACCATTACGTTGCTCCAAACCACCGATGTGCATTGCCAACTTCATGCACACGATGAGCTTTTTTGGGAAAATAATCAACTCGCTTTTCGCAAAGCAGGTGGCTACGCCCATTTAGCGACGGCCATCGACCAACTCCGAAAACAAAACCCTGAGAATACGTTTGTGATGGACACTGGAGATATGTTCCAGGGGAGTATGCTTTCGGTAAAAACGTCGGGACAGGCATTTGTACCTTTACTCAATGCCATTGGATATGATTTGTATTTGCCTGGCAACTGGGAAGTGGTGTACTACAAACAAAATATGCAAAAACTGATGGGAGGTTTGATGGCGCCCAAAGTTTGCGCCAACATGTACCACGATGTAGGCGAGGGAAAAAAGGGAGAACTGGTTTTTCAGCCGTATCATATTATTCATAAACTGGGCGTTAAAATTGGCTTTTTAGGCTACACCGACCACCTCGTACCTATTCGACAGTCGCCCTATTATAGCAAAGGTATTATTTATACCAAACCCGAAGACAACATCAAGTACTGGGTAGAGGTATTGAAGCAGCAAGAACAGTGCGATTTTGTGATAGTGTTGGCGCACATTGGGTTGTCGCAGCAAATCGCTTTAGCCAATCACCCCGATGCCAAAGGAGTGGATTATGTTTTTGGTGCCGATACCCACGAGCGGGTTAGAAAACCAATTCAGTGTGAGTATGCCAAAGTCGTAGAACCTGGGGCATTTGGGTCATTTATTGGGCGTCTTGATTTGCAAGTAACTGACGGAAAAATTGTGGGAGAGAAATACGAACTTATTGAAGTCAATCCCAAAAAATACCCCGCCAAACCCGAAATTAAAAAGTTGGTGGAGGAAATTGAAAAACCTTACCACGACCAAATCAATCAAGTGATTGGCTATAGCACCGAGCCTTTGTACCGAAATATGGTGGTTGAAAATACGATTGATACACTCATCGTGGATGCCCTCAAATGGAAAGTTAATACCGAAGTGGTGCTTTCTAATGGCTTTCGGTTCTGTCCGCCGCGCGTGCCTGATGCTTCGGGGAAAGTGGCCATTACGGAAGGCTATCTTTTTGATATGTTGCCTGTCGATGCGACCGTGCGCGTGGGGAAAGCCACGGGTCAGCAGCTGGTTGATTGGCTAGAAAAAGAACTTCAAAACGTATTTGCCCAAGATGCTACCAAGCGTTTTGGCGGATGGGTGGTGCGTTTCAAGGGCATGGAAGTAGAGTTTAAAGCCTTTGAACGCGTGGGGCAACGGGTAAAAAAAGTCATGATTGGCGGCAAACCACTTGAATTAGAAAAAAACTATACGATTGCCGCCTGCGAGCGTGACGGCGACCCTGCGGATATGCTTTGCCGCATGAAAGGTGTGAAAGCAGCCTCGAATACCTCTTATACGCTTCATAGTGTAATGAAAGAATATTTAAAAGAGTTTTCGCCCGTAAGTCCAAAAATGAGACAAGCAGCGAAGGTCTTGGATGCCCCTCAGACGCTCTTATCGCAGGTTCACGGGGTTGATTATCAATTTTTGTGA
- a CDS encoding c-type cytochrome yields MKLLNVVRVLTVLIIAVALYAVGLIGSYILGTSDWLKNYTASSATADTTAVAPYDTNFHALWTQPADWRLEKLAPEQRQKIEYGRELIAHTAEYLGPKGKVRASSNGMNCQNCHLNAGTQPWGNNYFAVQANYPKFRERSGTVENQIKRVNDCFERSLNGKALDSTSREMQAILAYIKWIGGDVPKKYTPRGSGIYKLKLMKRAADPDKGKVVYEQKCESCHQANGEGVMVQDGRAYTYPPLWGEHSYNNGAGLFRLSNLAGYVKYNMPFGATYERPQLSDEEAWDVAAFVNSMPRPSKDLSKDWPNIAGKPFDHPFGPYADPFSEQQHKYGPFKPIKEWKEKHKKKS; encoded by the coding sequence ATGAAATTGCTTAACGTTGTGCGCGTACTTACCGTGCTAATTATCGCTGTCGCTTTGTATGCGGTAGGTCTTATTGGCTCGTATATTTTGGGCACGTCAGATTGGCTAAAAAATTATACTGCCTCCTCCGCAACGGCAGATACCACCGCCGTTGCTCCTTATGATACCAACTTCCACGCGCTTTGGACGCAGCCTGCCGATTGGCGTTTGGAAAAACTCGCACCCGAGCAGCGACAAAAAATCGAATATGGCCGAGAGCTAATTGCGCACACCGCCGAATACCTTGGGCCTAAAGGAAAAGTAAGAGCAAGCTCCAACGGGATGAATTGTCAAAACTGCCATCTCAATGCGGGCACGCAACCGTGGGGCAATAATTACTTTGCGGTACAAGCCAATTACCCCAAATTTCGTGAACGCTCAGGAACGGTTGAAAACCAAATAAAACGAGTAAATGATTGCTTTGAACGTAGCCTTAATGGGAAAGCCCTCGATTCTACCAGCCGCGAAATGCAAGCAATTTTGGCCTATATCAAATGGATTGGAGGTGATGTTCCTAAAAAATATACCCCACGCGGCTCGGGAATTTACAAACTCAAACTAATGAAGCGCGCCGCCGACCCAGATAAAGGGAAAGTAGTGTATGAACAAAAGTGCGAAAGCTGTCACCAAGCCAACGGCGAGGGAGTGATGGTGCAAGATGGACGAGCATATACCTATCCGCCGCTATGGGGTGAGCATAGCTACAACAACGGTGCAGGTTTGTTTCGCCTTTCCAATTTGGCGGGCTATGTAAAATACAACATGCCTTTTGGCGCAACCTACGAACGCCCTCAATTATCGGACGAAGAAGCGTGGGACGTGGCGGCTTTTGTCAATTCGATGCCGCGTCCTAGCAAAGATTTGAGTAAAGATTGGCCCAATATTGCAGGAAAGCCCTTCGACCATCCTTTTGGTCCGTATGCCGACCCTTTTTCGGAACAGCAACATAAATACGGCCCTTTTAAGCCCATCAAAGAGTGGAAAGAAAAACACAAGAAGAAATCGTAA
- a CDS encoding RagB/SusD family nutrient uptake outer membrane protein — MKKILIISFISCALLTLNSCTDLVEKVLDESSASGLTDKQAADGSLAPVYAQLPNIFLHTNYFAIQEISTDEAILPYRGGTDWGDNGIYVNMHQHTHTSTDPNLRNTWLLLTQGISRAVTAMSALPNINDTNAKTYIAEARGMRAYYNLLLLDLFGLVFSKEDPNGLSVILRGEQAVEYLKAEFLAVEPSLLTTVGPGRLTKGAVWGLLARLHLNAAVYRDRYATSFQFKSEDMDKVIEYTDKIISSGQYSLSADYFSMFNSNNNTNKELIFVGEQRAELNGHNRMAYFSLSGDQFPLPAFPAANGTDGPAITSDFYQTWVQANGGKDPAGIDPRFFKQNWTMPADSCIAADKFEMNRGILRGTQYGLIRVNGAFVRCGNNYRVGKLFNVTRNRPTLAVNFTEQVNFTVAGSDYNTGYRVLKYEFSKKSSSGRNLGDADLVIFRLADAYLMRAEAKLRKSNDAAGALADVNTVRASRTAVGTPAPALTSMTLDLLFRERGFEFYWEAQRRTDMIRFGKYEGTWTEKTNNDPKKRIFPIPQTAIDGASNLVGYLKQNDSY, encoded by the coding sequence ATGAAAAAAATACTCATCATATCCTTCATTTCTTGTGCGCTTTTAACCCTCAACAGTTGTACTGATTTGGTTGAAAAAGTACTGGATGAATCATCGGCATCGGGCTTGACCGACAAGCAAGCGGCCGACGGTAGCCTTGCCCCTGTGTACGCACAGTTGCCTAACATTTTCTTGCATACCAACTACTTTGCCATCCAAGAAATTTCGACCGACGAAGCCATCTTGCCTTATCGGGGAGGTACCGACTGGGGTGACAATGGAATTTATGTGAATATGCACCAGCACACGCACACCAGCACAGATCCTAACCTAAGAAATACTTGGTTGCTACTTACGCAAGGGATTTCACGTGCAGTAACGGCCATGAGTGCGTTGCCAAATATCAACGACACCAACGCCAAGACCTACATCGCCGAAGCCCGTGGGATGCGTGCCTACTATAATTTGTTGTTGTTGGATTTGTTTGGCTTGGTTTTCTCAAAAGAAGACCCTAATGGCCTTTCGGTGATTTTGCGTGGAGAGCAAGCGGTTGAGTACTTGAAAGCGGAGTTTCTGGCTGTTGAACCGAGTTTGTTGACAACTGTCGGCCCAGGTCGTCTTACCAAAGGCGCGGTTTGGGGTTTGTTGGCACGTTTGCACCTCAACGCCGCTGTATATCGTGATCGCTACGCTACCAGCTTCCAGTTCAAATCTGAGGACATGGATAAAGTAATAGAATATACCGACAAAATCATCAGCTCAGGTCAGTATAGTTTGTCGGCTGATTATTTCTCGATGTTTAACTCAAATAATAATACGAACAAAGAGTTGATTTTTGTAGGAGAACAACGCGCCGAACTCAACGGACACAACCGTATGGCGTATTTCTCGTTGTCGGGTGACCAGTTCCCGTTGCCTGCTTTCCCTGCTGCAAACGGAACCGACGGCCCTGCCATTACCTCTGATTTTTACCAAACTTGGGTTCAGGCAAACGGAGGAAAGGATCCTGCGGGCATTGATCCTCGCTTTTTTAAGCAAAACTGGACAATGCCAGCTGACTCGTGTATTGCAGCGGATAAGTTTGAAATGAACCGTGGAATTTTGCGCGGAACGCAGTACGGATTGATTCGCGTGAATGGTGCTTTTGTTCGTTGTGGAAACAACTACCGAGTAGGCAAACTTTTCAACGTAACGCGTAATCGCCCAACTTTGGCCGTGAACTTTACAGAACAAGTAAACTTTACCGTGGCAGGTAGCGATTACAACACTGGCTATCGTGTATTAAAGTATGAGTTTAGCAAAAAATCATCGTCTGGTCGTAACCTTGGTGATGCTGACCTCGTGATTTTCCGTTTGGCAGATGCGTATTTGATGCGTGCTGAAGCCAAACTTCGCAAGAGCAACGATGCCGCTGGAGCTTTGGCAGATGTAAATACCGTACGGGCTTCTCGCACGGCAGTAGGTACGCCTGCACCAGCTTTGACCAGCATGACCCTCGATTTACTTTTCCGTGAACGTGGATTTGAGTTTTACTGGGAAGCTCAACGCCGTACGGACATGATTCGTTTCGGTAAATATGAAGGAACTTGGACTGAAAAGACCAACAATGACCCGAAAAAACGTATTTTCCCGATTCCTCAAACGGCCATCGACGGAGCGTCGAACCTAGTAGGGTATCTTAAACAAAACGATAGCTACTAA
- a CDS encoding DUF983 domain-containing protein encodes MLKGTKLYSILFNKCPRCHEGDFFVTKTAYDLKNFDKMHKRCLHCDEDFEREPGFYFGAMYTSYGLYVATIVTSFLGYVVLLGGDELRLLAFLIPALILLMPLYFRIGRRIWINIFVKYKSKKVKESIN; translated from the coding sequence ATGCTAAAAGGAACCAAACTATACAGTATTCTCTTCAACAAGTGTCCACGCTGCCACGAAGGAGATTTTTTTGTAACAAAAACGGCTTACGATCTCAAAAACTTCGATAAAATGCACAAACGTTGCTTGCACTGCGACGAAGATTTTGAGCGAGAGCCAGGTTTTTATTTCGGAGCTATGTACACCAGTTATGGGCTATATGTGGCGACCATCGTGACGTCATTTTTGGGCTATGTGGTGTTACTCGGCGGAGATGAGCTACGACTCTTGGCCTTTTTGATTCCAGCACTTATTTTGTTGATGCCGTTGTATTTTCGGATAGGACGGCGTATTTGGATAAATATTTTTGTGAAGTACAAATCAAAAAAAGTAAAAGAAAGTATCAATTAG
- a CDS encoding OprD family outer membrane porin, whose amino-acid sequence MKVPFLLPLLSVFCVFHEAIAQVHSDQQYKHKTTPADSTRDLNHFFAKGHFHGHARSYFMATNNVGGLSDFYAWGIGAGIGYETPRILNRFQVGLSGFFMFNLMSSDLAKPDAKTGQTNRYEVGLFDIRRPNDHEDLDRLEELYLRYHFGKKSKITVGRQVPRTPFINPQDGRMRPTLTEAAVVEFNEWKNTKVQLEYVFRISPRSTVEWFRVGESMGIYPVGVGVDGKPSTYANNVESKGILVGGITQTIGSVTVQAWDTYVENVFNTAFLQVDWKSKFKNKHGWVAGFQAVRQQSVGDGGNHDVTKAYMAPDSRSAVFSGRVGYRSPKYDVNINATRITAEGRYLMPREWGREPFYTFMPRERNEGMGDVNAFSLNAFYKPKPNLKWEVSWGYYKLSDVKNVLLNKYGLPSYSQLNMGVIYQFKGFLEGLDAQLLIVRKDNIGTTYDNDRYVFNKVNLTHCNFILNYHY is encoded by the coding sequence ATGAAAGTACCGTTTTTACTTCCGCTGTTGAGTGTCTTTTGTGTCTTCCATGAAGCAATTGCTCAAGTACATAGTGACCAGCAATATAAGCACAAGACAACTCCCGCAGACTCAACGAGAGACCTAAACCATTTTTTTGCCAAAGGCCATTTTCATGGACATGCTCGTTCGTACTTCATGGCAACAAACAATGTAGGTGGTTTAAGCGATTTCTATGCCTGGGGAATAGGAGCTGGAATTGGGTACGAAACTCCGCGGATTTTAAACCGTTTTCAAGTAGGACTAAGCGGTTTTTTTATGTTCAACTTGATGTCTTCTGACTTAGCCAAACCTGATGCTAAAACTGGGCAAACCAATCGCTACGAAGTGGGGTTGTTTGACATTCGACGGCCTAATGACCACGAGGATTTAGACCGCTTGGAAGAATTATATCTTCGCTATCATTTTGGAAAAAAGTCGAAAATAACCGTTGGCCGACAAGTACCTCGCACGCCTTTCATCAATCCGCAGGATGGCCGAATGCGCCCAACACTGACGGAAGCCGCAGTTGTAGAGTTTAATGAATGGAAAAATACCAAAGTTCAACTAGAATACGTCTTCCGAATTTCGCCTCGTTCGACCGTTGAGTGGTTTAGAGTGGGAGAAAGTATGGGAATTTATCCCGTTGGAGTGGGGGTGGATGGAAAACCTTCTACCTATGCCAACAACGTAGAATCAAAGGGCATATTGGTAGGCGGCATCACCCAAACGATTGGTTCTGTGACGGTTCAGGCGTGGGATACTTACGTTGAAAATGTCTTCAATACCGCTTTCTTGCAAGTTGATTGGAAGTCGAAGTTTAAAAATAAACATGGCTGGGTGGCAGGCTTTCAAGCCGTTCGTCAGCAGTCGGTCGGAGACGGAGGAAATCATGACGTAACCAAAGCCTATATGGCACCAGATAGCCGTTCGGCCGTTTTTTCGGGAAGAGTGGGGTATCGTTCGCCCAAATACGATGTCAACATAAACGCGACGCGCATTACAGCCGAAGGACGCTATTTGATGCCCCGAGAATGGGGGCGAGAACCGTTTTATACGTTTATGCCACGCGAACGAAACGAAGGGATGGGAGATGTCAATGCGTTTTCTTTGAACGCATTTTATAAACCAAAGCCAAATTTGAAATGGGAAGTAAGTTGGGGCTATTATAAACTTTCAGACGTTAAAAACGTGTTATTAAACAAGTACGGATTGCCTTCTTATTCACAGCTAAATATGGGAGTAATCTATCAATTCAAAGGTTTTTTGGAAGGGTTAGACGCCCAGCTTTTGATTGTTCGGAAAGATAACATCGGAACTACTTACGACAATGATCGCTACGTGTTCAACAAGGTAAATCTGACGCACTGTAACTTCATTCTCAATTATCACTATTAA